Proteins encoded by one window of Methylovirgula ligni:
- a CDS encoding TIGR02300 family protein codes for MAKLELGNKRTCQQCGTKFFDLNKNPVICPKCGAVQQTVARASRAAAVAKDEEEPETGVELVSLDEVEAGEAALETVAEDDVEIEDEGGDDDTFLEEEEEDSDDVTGLIDGDIAPDEEP; via the coding sequence GTGGCGAAACTCGAGCTCGGTAACAAGCGTACCTGCCAGCAATGCGGCACGAAGTTCTTTGACCTGAACAAGAACCCGGTCATCTGTCCCAAGTGCGGTGCCGTTCAGCAGACCGTCGCCCGCGCGAGCCGTGCGGCGGCCGTCGCGAAAGATGAGGAAGAGCCTGAAACGGGCGTAGAGCTGGTTTCGCTCGACGAGGTCGAGGCGGGAGAAGCCGCGCTCGAAACCGTTGCCGAGGACGATGTCGAGATCGAAGACGAGGGCGGCGACGACGACACCTTCCTCGAAGAGGAAGAGGAAGACAGCGACGACGTCACCGGCCTGATCGATGGCGATATCGCGCCGGACGAGGAGCCGTAG